A portion of the Paenibacillus marchantiae genome contains these proteins:
- a CDS encoding DUF1177 domain-containing protein, translating into MPLQKTLLALDALDSAYVNGESVKQLFVQYPQVSVEVLTVQGEKGSTDFVKIIIPGTNGKLSGGQAPTMGIVGRLGGIGARPTRIGLVSDADGAVAAVAAGLKLADMQTKGDSLKGDVIVTTHICPDAPTLPHEPVDFMDSPVDILQMNEHEVLPEMEAILSIDTTKGNRVINHKGIAISPTVKEGYILRVSDDLLRIMEMTTGQLPVTFPITTQDITPYGNDLYHINSILQPAVATHAPVVGVAVTAQSAVPGCGTGASHEVDIASAVRLVVETAKEFTNGTCSFYNVEEYNLITRLYGSMKVLQTPGIQAAPSA; encoded by the coding sequence ATGCCACTTCAAAAAACGTTATTGGCACTGGACGCGCTGGACAGCGCTTATGTAAATGGTGAAAGTGTAAAGCAACTATTTGTTCAATATCCACAAGTTTCCGTTGAAGTGCTGACCGTACAAGGGGAAAAGGGAAGTACGGATTTTGTTAAAATCATCATCCCTGGTACAAACGGCAAGTTGTCAGGAGGGCAGGCCCCGACCATGGGGATTGTCGGACGACTGGGTGGAATCGGCGCCCGTCCAACACGCATTGGACTCGTTTCGGATGCAGATGGCGCCGTCGCTGCTGTCGCAGCAGGACTGAAACTCGCCGATATGCAGACCAAGGGTGATTCGCTCAAAGGTGATGTCATTGTGACTACGCATATCTGTCCGGATGCCCCGACTCTTCCGCATGAACCGGTGGATTTTATGGACTCTCCGGTCGACATTTTGCAGATGAACGAACATGAGGTTCTGCCAGAGATGGAAGCTATTTTGTCCATTGATACAACCAAAGGAAACCGGGTGATTAACCATAAAGGCATCGCTATTTCGCCCACGGTGAAAGAGGGATATATTTTACGGGTGAGCGATGATTTGCTCCGAATTATGGAGATGACCACAGGGCAGCTGCCTGTGACTTTCCCGATTACGACGCAGGATATTACGCCATATGGCAATGACTTATACCATATTAATTCCATTTTACAGCCAGCTGTGGCTACACATGCACCTGTTGTAGGCGTAGCCGTAACCGCTCAATCTGCAGTTCCGGGATGCGGCACAGGAGCGAGCCATGAGGTTGATATTGCAAGCGCAGTTCGTTTGGTCGTGGAGACAGCCAAGGAATTCACGAATGGCACCTGTTCTTTCTACAATGTGGAGGAATATAACCTGATTACTCGTCTGTATGGATCAATGAAAGTACTTCAGACACCAGGGATCCAGGCAGCTCCGTCTGCATAG